A single uncultured Methanolobus sp. DNA region contains:
- a CDS encoding ABC transporter permease, with the protein MKFTKKLSGMFSNNMYAELAKRNLKRQSVRTVLAAIGIIIGVIAISSMGILGNSLKLSVTESFADIGDKLIVSPAPGEDYITDKQVDQMRKVSNIESIIPVSASGEVIEYKEGGTTYQSYVSVYDIKKEDLEKLAELEDGRFFKPGSTDCVVGYSVADNMELTLGQKIEIDDTKLRVVGILKERGMGFDISTDSGVFTSSEMYDKLYPDEDEGYNEVIIIVKDLDEIDTVSDEIEERINKKDELVKVFATNMITESLDDVFRSISMFLMGIGSISLLVAGVSILNVMLMSTMERTKEIGIMKAVGASRKDILKMFLLEALFLGVIASTAGAILTVGGSYLVMELLVKNTSYLFTLSSMFYVAEGFFFGIATSLVGGMYPAWKASRMKPLDALRYE; encoded by the coding sequence ATGAAGTTCACAAAGAAACTCTCCGGGATGTTCAGTAACAACATGTATGCCGAACTGGCAAAAAGGAACCTGAAACGGCAGTCTGTACGCACAGTGCTTGCAGCCATCGGCATAATCATTGGAGTTATCGCAATATCGTCCATGGGAATACTTGGTAACAGCCTGAAGCTTTCTGTAACCGAATCTTTTGCGGACATCGGGGACAAGCTCATAGTATCACCTGCACCCGGAGAGGATTATATCACCGACAAGCAGGTAGATCAGATGAGGAAAGTCAGCAACATCGAGAGCATAATTCCTGTTTCTGCCAGTGGCGAAGTGATCGAATATAAAGAAGGCGGGACTACGTACCAATCATACGTTTCGGTCTATGACATCAAAAAAGAAGACCTGGAAAAACTTGCGGAACTGGAAGATGGCCGTTTTTTCAAACCAGGATCTACGGATTGTGTTGTTGGATACAGTGTTGCCGACAATATGGAACTCACCCTCGGACAGAAGATAGAGATAGATGATACAAAGCTCAGGGTTGTCGGTATCCTGAAAGAAAGAGGCATGGGGTTTGACATCAGCACTGACAGCGGCGTTTTTACATCCTCGGAAATGTATGATAAACTCTACCCGGACGAGGATGAAGGTTACAATGAAGTGATAATCATCGTTAAAGATCTTGATGAGATAGATACTGTTTCCGATGAGATAGAGGAACGTATCAACAAGAAGGATGAACTTGTCAAGGTCTTTGCTACGAACATGATAACTGAAAGCCTTGATGATGTTTTCAGGTCAATATCGATGTTCCTCATGGGAATAGGATCAATATCACTACTTGTTGCAGGTGTGAGCATACTGAACGTGATGCTCATGTCAACAATGGAACGTACAAAAGAGATAGGTATCATGAAAGCCGTGGGAGCTTCAAGGAAGGATATTCTCAAGATGTTCCTGCTTGAGGCGCTGTTCCTTGGAGTTATCGCCAGTACCGCAGGAGCAATACTTACAGTTGGTGGCAGCTACCTTGTAATGGAATTGCTGGTGAAGAACACATCATACCTGTTCACCCTTTCAAGCATGTTCTATGTGGCTGAGGGTTTCTTCTTTGGAATTGCCACAAGTCTTGTGGGAGGTATGTATCCTGCATGGAAGGCATCAAGAATGAAACCGCTGGATGCGCTGCGATATGAGTGA